One segment of Candidatus Hydrogenedentota bacterium DNA contains the following:
- a CDS encoding arsenate reductase ArsC, whose translation MSSTRHKLKVLFLCTGNSCRSQMAEGWARHLRPDEIDAYSAGTKKHGLNPLAVAVMKEAGVDISRQYSKTLDDLNGIAFDWVVTVCDNANEACPVFPGQTRRYHVPFDDPPRLAATAQSELEALGHYRRVRDEIRRFVESLPESFAAASNSGE comes from the coding sequence ATGAGTAGCACCCGCCACAAACTCAAGGTCCTTTTTCTCTGCACGGGCAACTCGTGCCGCAGCCAAATGGCCGAAGGCTGGGCGCGCCATCTCAGGCCAGACGAAATCGACGCATATTCGGCCGGAACGAAAAAGCACGGCCTGAATCCGCTGGCGGTCGCCGTGATGAAAGAGGCGGGCGTTGACATCTCGCGCCAGTATTCGAAGACACTCGACGATCTGAACGGAATAGCTTTCGACTGGGTCGTGACCGTCTGCGATAACGCGAACGAAGCGTGTCCGGTCTTTCCCGGCCAGACCCGCCGCTACCACGTTCCATTCGATGATCCACCGCGGCTCGCCGCCACAGCGCAGTCCGAACTAGAGGCGCTCGGGCATTACCGCCGTGTGCGCGACGAAATCCGCCGGTTCGTCGAATCCTTGCCGGAGTCGTTCGCCGCTGCGTCAAACTCGGGGGAGTAA
- a CDS encoding helix-turn-helix transcriptional regulator, translated as MKIKNALDALSSLAQETRLRIYRTLVRTGPDGLTAGEIADALGVPAPTLSFHLAHLARAGMVRCRRDGRSLIYSVHVEGMRALLQFLTEDCCRGKPELCGRLVANAACGATPPKRPRRKKAANE; from the coding sequence ATGAAAATAAAAAATGCACTGGATGCCCTCTCGAGCCTCGCGCAGGAAACCCGCCTGCGCATCTACCGGACCCTCGTCCGCACCGGGCCCGACGGCCTGACAGCGGGGGAAATCGCCGACGCCCTCGGCGTTCCCGCGCCAACCCTCTCGTTCCACCTCGCACACCTCGCACGCGCCGGAATGGTCCGTTGCCGGCGCGACGGACGGTCGCTCATCTATTCTGTCCACGTCGAGGGCATGCGCGCACTCCTGCAATTCCTGACCGAAGACTGCTGCCGCGGCAAACCCGAGTTGTGCGGCCGCCTTGTCGCCAACGCGGCGTGCGGCGCCACCCCGCCGAAACGGCCTCGGCGCAAGAAGGCCGCCAATGAGTAG